A window of Sander vitreus isolate 19-12246 chromosome 18, sanVit1, whole genome shotgun sequence contains these coding sequences:
- the atf3 gene encoding cyclic AMP-dependent transcription factor ATF-3 encodes MMLQHSGPSLADISCSAMVPCLSPPGTLTLDDFTNFTPLVKEELRLAIQTKRQSNGLSADISSDGASSSSDRASEHRACASGVRREITPQEHERRKRRRERNKIAAAKCRNKKKEKTETLQQESEKLETVNADLKAQIEELKQQKQQLVYMLNLHRPTCIVRAQNGQTPEDERNLFIQHIKESTLQLHDLTTSITSTSLSPSVSTLAPLDGGRLTLDHIHCPGHL; translated from the exons ATGATGCTGCAGCACTCGGGTCCCTCGCTGGCTGACATCAGCTGCTCGGCCATGGTGCCCTGCCTGTCGCCGCCGGGCACGCTCACCCTGGACGACTTCACCAACTTCACCCCGCTGGTGAAAGAGGAGCTGCGGCTGGCCATCCAGACCAAGCGTCAGTCCAACGGGCTCAGCGCAGACATCAGCTCGGACGGCGCCAGCTCCAGCTCGGACCGAGCCTCGGAGCACCGCGCCTGCGCATCTGGAGTCAGGAGAGAG ATCACCCCTCAGGAGCacgagaggaggaagagacggagagagaggaaCAAGATCGCTGCTGCCAAATGCCGCaacaagaagaaggagaagactGAGACTCTGCAGCAG GAGTCTGAGAAACTGGAGACAGTCAACGCCGACCTGAAGGCTCAGATCGAGGAGCTgaagcagcagaagcagcagctgGTCTACATGCTCAACCTGCACCGGCCGACCTGCATCGTCCGAGCCCAAAACGGCCAAACGCCTGAGGATGAGAGGAACCTCTTCATCCAACACATCAAGGAGAGCACCTTACAACTGCACGACCTCACCACCTCCATCACATCCACCTCCTTGTCTCCATCCGTCTCCACGTTAGCGCCTCTGGACGGAGGGCGTCTGACCCTCGACCACATTCACTGTCCCGGTCACCTATGA